One window from the genome of Mauremys mutica isolate MM-2020 ecotype Southern chromosome 4, ASM2049712v1, whole genome shotgun sequence encodes:
- the DDX24 gene encoding ATP-dependent RNA helicase DDX24, protein MKTKKGNKFKTSFKLKQKGIKVVGTWKPIEIDPNLFAEEQLGDLVCFEELTDYKLVNSSKVGKEKGKKRKSDSVSEAGEEDSTIQEKRRKKHKELGTRASKNYKLKVEQDVIDQEDKPKDTTKLFGYEEDECESGGTTTTEKNLKKKKKKKGKKKVFPPERAPLPAKSSKKVKNWTTGVLSASSDQKADVSAWKDLFVPKPVLQALSYLGFSAPTPIQALALPSAIRDNMDVLGAAETGSGKTLAFAIPMIHSVLQWQESKSRSDNATEEPFCDDEDKPGWESDNETNPKHLNPKQDEDSGGDDDVDESCTIGCAKVLENVEFDFGANKRAADLNKNRPLLGLVLTPTRELAVQVKHHIDAVAKFTGIKTAILVGGMAAQKQERVLNQKPEIVIATPGRLWELIKEKHPHLSNLRQLRCLVIDEADRMVERGHFLELSQLLEMLNDSQYNPRRQTFVFSATLTLVHQAPTRVLQKKYAKKIDQKTKLEMLMEKVGIRGKPKVIDLTRKETTVETLTETRIHCDMDDKDYYLYYFLLQYPGRTMVFANSIDCIKRLSALLTILDCNPLPLHANMHQKQRLKNLERFAERENCVLLTTDVAARGLDIPNVQHVIHYQVPRTSEIYVHRSGRTARATNEGLSLLLIGPDDMINFRKIYKTLEKNEELPFFPVETKCMFAIKERVNLARQIEKVEYYNSRAKQHNSWFQQAAEALEIDLDDDVLIGGRSNEQEESQKQKMLKGMKKQLKHLLSQSVFKVLLKTKYPTQSGKLLLPHSPVSNSESALSTVSKQQAKRRKKKKKEITDELDK, encoded by the exons ATGAAgacaaaaaaaggaaataagttTAAGACTTCCTTTAAATTGAAACAAAAGGGTATCAAAGTAGTAGGAACATGGAAACCCATAGAAATTGACCCAAATCTGTTTGCTGAAGAGCAGCTTGGAGATTTAGTGTGTTTTGAGGAGCTTACAGATTATAAATTGGTGAATTCCTCCAAAGttggaaaagaaaaaggaaagaagagaaaaTCTGATAGCGTTTCTGAAGCGGGGGAAGAAGATTCTACCATCCAggaaaaaaggagaaagaaacacaaaGAGCTGGGAACCAGAGCAAGTAAAAATTATAAGCTTAAAGTGGAGCAAGATGTAATTGATCAAGAGGACAAGCCTAAAGACACCACCAAGTTGTTTGGTTATGAGGAAGATGAATGTGAATCAGGAGGCACCACAACCACAgaaaaaaatttgaagaaaaagaaaaaaaaaaaggggaaaaagaaagTGTTTCCACCTGAGAGAGCTCCTCTACCAGCAAAgtcttctaaaaaggttaaaaattgGACTACGGGAGTTCTGTCTGCCTCATCTGATCAAAAAGCAGATGTGTCTGCATGGAAAGACCTCTTCGTTCCTAAGCCGGTTCTGCAGGCTTTGAGCTATCTAGGATTTAGTGCTCCAACTCCTATTCAAGCATTAGCCCTGCCTTCTGCAATCAGAGATAATATGGATGTTCTTGGTGCTGCAGAAACAG GAAGTGGGAAAACACTCGCGTTTGCAATTCCAATGATCCACTCTGTGCTACAGTGGCAAGAATCAAAAAGCAGAAGTGACAATGCCACTGAAGAGCCTTTCTGTGATGATGAAGACAAACCAGGATGGGAAAGTGATAATGAAACAAACCCTAAGCACCTAAACCCTAAGCAAGATGAAGATAGTGGGGGTGATGATGATGTAGATGAATCTTGCACAATAGGTTGTGCGAAGGTGCTGGAAAATGTAGAATTTGATTTTGGTGCCAACAAAcgtgctgctgacttgaataaAAACAGGCCTCTTTTAGGGCTGGTGCTGACTCCCACAAGGGAACTAGCTGTACAAGTAAAACATCATATTGATGCCGTGGCCAAATTTACAG GCATTAAAACGGCAATTCTGGTCGGTGGAATGGCTGCTCAGAAACAGGAACGAGTATTGAATCAGAAGCCAGAAATTGTAATTGCAACCCCAGGTCGTCTATGGGAGCTAATTAAAGAGAAACACCCACATCTCTCAAATCTCCGGCAGCTCAG GTGCCTTGTGATTGATGAAGCAGACCGAATGGTTGAAAGGGGACATTTCTTAGAACTCTCTCAGTTGCTGGAAATGTTAAATGATTCACAATATAACCCTCGACGTCAGACTTTTGTGTTTTCTGCCACGCTGACTTTGGTCCACCAGGCTCCCACAAGAGTTTTACAAAAGAAATATGCTAAAAAAATAGACCAAAAGACCAAACTGGAAATGCTAATGGAAAAAGTGGGAATAAGGGGCAAACCTAAAGTGATAGACTTAACAAGAAAAGAGACCACTGTAGAGACTCTGACAGAAACCAGGATCCACTGTGACATGGATGACAAAGACTATTACCTCTATTATTTTTTGCTTCAGTACCCAGGAAGAACCATGGTCTTTGCAAACAGTATAGACTGCATAAAACGCCTGAGTGCGCTCCTCACAATCCTGGATTGTAACCCCCTGCCTCTGCATGCAAACATGCACCAGAAgcaaaggttaaaaaacctggaAAGGTTTGCTGAGCGAGAGAA CTGTGTCCTTTTGACAACAGATGTTGCAGCTCGTGGTCTGGATATTCCTAACGTGCAGCATGTCATCCATTACCAG GTTCCACGCACTTCTGAGATTTATGTGCACAGAAGCGGCAGAACAGCTCGAGCTACCAACGAAGGCCTTAGCTTGCTGTTGATTGGCCCTGATGATATGATAAATTTTAGGAAGATTTATAAGACATTGGAGAAAAATGAAGAGCTTCCATTCTTCCCAGTTGAAACAAAATGCATGTTTGCTATCAAG GAGCGGGTGAATTTAGCAAGGCAGATTGAAAAGGTGGAATATTACAACAGCCGGGCAAAACAGCACAATTCTTGGTTCCAGCAAGCTGCGGAGGCTCTTGAAATTGATCTTGATGATGATGTCCTTATAG GAGGACGATCGAATGAGCAAGAAGAGAGTCAGAAGCAAAAGATGCTGAAGGGAATGAAAAAACAGCTGAAACATTTGCTATCACAATCAGTATTTAAAGTCCTTCTGAAGACCAAATATCCAACACAATCTGGAAAACTACTACTCCCTCATTCACCGGTGAGCAATTCAGAATCAGCTCTGAGCACTGTATCAAAACAACAagcaaagaggaggaagaagaaaaagaaagaaattacaGATGAATTAGATAAATGA